In a single window of the Candidatus Zixiibacteriota bacterium genome:
- a CDS encoding metal-dependent transcriptional regulator, with protein sequence MLTRKEEDYLETIYRLSQELGTVGITDIARERGVTLPTVFSAVSRLKANGMISQTPYGKISLNPKGQKMAEEIYESHRVLRKFLQEVLGLSSEMAEENACRMEHGLNREAVRRLKLFIDMVQHCLSRENSCMEEFQGKVKT encoded by the coding sequence ATGCTGACAAGAAAAGAAGAAGATTACCTGGAGACTATTTATCGTCTCTCGCAAGAGCTCGGTACGGTTGGTATTACCGATATAGCCCGCGAGCGGGGAGTGACCCTGCCGACTGTCTTTTCAGCTGTGAGTCGACTTAAAGCCAACGGCATGATTTCGCAGACCCCTTATGGAAAGATTTCGCTGAATCCTAAGGGTCAGAAGATGGCTGAAGAGATTTATGAATCGCATCGCGTCTTGAGAAAATTTCTTCAGGAGGTGCTGGGATTATCATCGGAGATGGCGGAAGAGAACGCCTGCCGGATGGAGCATGGGTTGAATCGGGAGGCGGTGCGGCGGCTGAAGCTGTTTATCGATATGGTCCAGCATTGCCTGAGCCGGGAAAATTCCTGCATGGAAGAATTTCAGGGAAAGGTGAAGAC